Proteins encoded within one genomic window of Spirulina major PCC 6313:
- a CDS encoding type II toxin-antitoxin system VapC family toxin, which translates to MKYLYDTNIFIDYLIGEPKISPIFSEQFLRQNEEIISSIVRIELLSFSELSQEEEAVITDLLMQFERVSLLPEIEDRTIQLRRQYHLKLPDALIAATALHCTAAVMTRNVDDFKRVTELTLCNPFDESRI; encoded by the coding sequence GTGAAGTATCTCTACGACACCAATATTTTTATTGACTACCTGATCGGAGAGCCAAAAATTTCACCGATCTTCTCAGAACAATTTCTTCGCCAAAATGAAGAAATCATTTCTAGCATTGTGCGAATTGAGTTGCTCAGTTTTTCAGAGCTATCACAGGAAGAAGAAGCGGTAATCACTGATTTATTGATGCAATTTGAACGAGTCTCCCTCTTGCCCGAAATTGAAGATCGCACCATTCAATTGCGGCGGCAGTATCACCTCAAACTACCCGATGCTTTAATTGCAGCAACAGCATTACACTGTACTGCGGCTGTGATGACTCGAAATGTGGATGATTTTAAGCGAGTGACTGAATTAACCCTGTGTAATCCGTTTGATGAGAGCCGCATTTGA